A region from the Sorex araneus isolate mSorAra2 chromosome 6, mSorAra2.pri, whole genome shotgun sequence genome encodes:
- the LOC101542077 gene encoding olfactory receptor 52A5-like, whose amino-acid sequence MIISNVSVFMPSVLTLIGIPGLESIQHWIGIPFCVMYLIAVTGNSALLAIIRYERSLHKPMYVFLALLGATDIALSTCILPKMLGIFWFHLSKISFDACLLQMWLIHSFQAVESGVLLAMALDRYIAICYPLRHATVFSQQLLIQIGVGVILRAAFLTIPSIMLIKCRLKLYRTTVISHSYCEHMALVKLAVEDIRINKIYGLFVAFAILGFDIIFITLSYVLIFITVFQLPQREARLKAFNTCIAHICVFLQFYLLAFFSFFTHRFGSHIPPYVHILLSNLYLLAPPSLNPIVYGVKTKQIRDHVVKLLSARNLDQK is encoded by the coding sequence ATGATCATCTCAAATGTCTCTGTCTTCATGCCTTCAGTCCTAACTCTCATCGGGATCCCAGGCCTGGAGTCAATTCAGCACTGGATTGGGATTCCATTCTGTGTCATGTATCTCATTGCTGTGACTGGGAATTCTGCACTTTTAGCTATAATCAGGTATGAAAGGAGCCTCCATAAACCCATGTATGTTTTTTTGGCCCTGTTGGGGGCCACAGACATTGCACTTAGCACCTGTATTCTTCCTAAAATGTTAGGCATTTTCTGGTTTCACTTATCCAAGATTTCTTTTGATGCCTGTCTGCTACAAATGTGGCTTATTCATTCATTCCAGGCCGTTGAATCAGGTGTCTTACTGGCAATGGCCCTGGATCGTTATATAGCCATCTGTTACCCCTTGAGACATGCCACTGTGTTCTCCCAACAACTTTTGATTCAAATTGGAGTTGGAGTGATACTGAGGGCTGCCTTTCTTACAATACCATCCATCATGCTTATCAAATGCCGACTTAAGCTCTACCGAACTACAGTCATCTCCCATTCTTACTGTGAGCATATGGCCCTTGTGAAGTTGGCAGTTGAAGATATCCGAATCAACAAGATATATGGTCTCTTTGTAGCCTTCGCCATCTTAGGGTTTGACATAATCTTTATTACCTTGTCTTATGTTCTCATCTTTATCACAGTCTTCCAGCTGCCTCAGAGAGAGGCAAGATTGAAGGCCTTTAATACATGCATTGCCCACATATGTGTATTCCTCCAATTCTACCTCCtagccttcttttctttcttcactcaTAGGTTTGGTTCTCACATACCACCATATGTTCACATTCTCTTGTCAAACCTTTACCTGTTAGCCCCACCTTCTCTTAACCCTATTGTCTATGGAGTGAAGACCAAACAAATTCGGGATCATGTTGTAAAATTGCTTTCTGCGAGAAATCTTGATCAGAAGTAG
- the LOC101541814 gene encoding olfactory receptor 52A1-like: protein MTIINGTAFFMPSVLTFIGIPGLESVQCWIGIPFCVMYMIALMGNSLLLIIIKSEPSLHEPMYMFLAMLGATDIALSTSIVPKMLGIFWFHLPDIYFDICLFQMWLIHTFQGIESGVLLAMALDRYIAICYPLRHATIFTRQLVTNIGVAMTLRPAILVIPCLLLIKCRLKLYRSKLISHTYCEHMALVKLAAEDVYINKFYGLLGAFTVGGLDFILITLSYIQIFVTVFHLPQKEARLKAFNTCIPHICVFFQFYLLAFFSFFTHRSGSHIPSYVHITLSNLYLLVPPFLNPFVYGVKTKHIRDKVIKMFCFKEKTGH from the coding sequence ATGACTATTATAAATGGAACTGCGTTCTTCATGCCTTCTGTGCTAACCTTCATTGGGATCCCTGGCTTGGAATCTGTACAGTGCTGGATTGGGATTCCATTCTGTGTTATGTACATGATTGCTTTGATGGGAAATTCTCTACTTTTGATCATTATCAAATCTGAACCCAGCCTTCATGAGCCGATGTATATGTTTCTGGCCATGTTGGGAGCAACAGACATAGCACTGAGCACGAGCATTGTCCCTAAGATGCTTGGaattttttggtttcatttaccAGATATCTACTTTGATATTTGCCTTTTTCAGATGTGGCTTATCCATACATTTCAGGGTATTGAATCAGGAGTTCTTCTGGCCATGGCTCTGGACCGCTATATAGCAATCTGCTATCCTCTGAGACATGCTACCATATTTACTCGACAGTTAGTTACTAATATTGGAGTTGCGATGACATTAAGACCAGCTATTCTTGTAATCCCATGCCTATTGCTTATAAAGTGTCGCCTGAAACTTTACCGGAGCAAGTTAATTTCTCACACATACTGTGAACATATGGCCCTTGTGAAGCTTGCCGCTGAAGATGTTTACATCAATAAGTTTTATGGTCTTCTTGGAGCTTTTACTGTTGGTGGTCTGGACTTCATTTTGATAACCCtatcttatatacaaatatttgtaaCTGTTTTCCATTTGCCCCAGAAAGAGGCACGCCTTAAAGCCTTTAATACATGTATTCCCCACATATGTGTCTTTTTCCAATTCTATCTCCttgcttttttctcattttttactCACAGATCTGGATCTCATATCCCATCATATGTCCATATCACCTTGTCCAATCTTTACTTATTGGTTCCCCCTTTTCTCAACCCCTTTGTTTATGGGGTAAAAACCAAGCACATCCGAGATAAAGTGATAAAAATGTTCTGTTTCAAAGAAAAAACTGGACATTAA
- the LOC101541552 gene encoding olfactory receptor 52P1-like — protein MADNITHHYISSFFLVGIPGLQDFHCWIGIPVCLLFVLALLGNSVIIITIKLEPSLHQPMYFFLCMLAMNDMALVSSTAPKMLGIFWFDAHRFDFDICLAQMYFIHTFCIIESALLVAMAFDRYVAICIPLRYATILTTPVVIKMGLVGAIRAVLMVLPCPILIKRLPYYSKDIINHAYCEHMAVVKLASANTLINRAYGIAVALSVMILDLALIAMSYIKILQAVFRLSSQNARSKALGTCAAHVCTILVSYTPALFSFLTHRFGKKVPASVHILFASSYLLVPPTVNPLVYGVKTKQIRDRVIGLIFPNKKQSKN, from the coding sequence ATGGCAGACAATATCACACATCACTACATCTCATCTTTCTTCCTAGTTGGTATTCCAGGTTTACAAGATTTTCACTGCTGGATTGGCATCCCTGTCTGCCTCCTGTTTGTCCTAGCCCTGTTGGGAAACAGTGTAATCATCATAACTATCAAACTAGAGCCAAGCCTCCACCAGCCAATGTATTTCTTCCTTTGCATGCTAGCAATGAATGACATGGCTCTGGTCTCTTCCACAGCTCCCAAGATGCTTGGCATCTTCTGGTTTGATGCTCATAGGTTTGACTTTGATATCTGCTTAGCACAGATGTATTTCATCCACACATTTTGCATAATCGAATCAGCTCTCTTGGTAGCTATGGCCTTTGACCGTTATGTGGCTATTTGTATTCCACTACGATATGCGACCATCTTGACCACGCCAGTAGTTATTAAGATGGGTCTGGTTGGTGCAATCAGAGCTGTACTTATGGTTTTGCCTTGTCCTATTCTAATTAAAAGGTTACCATATTATTCTAAAGATATCATCAATCATGCCTATTGTGAGCACATGGCTGTGGTGAAGTTGGCCAGTGCCAACACACTCATAAATAGAGCATACGGAATTGCTGTGGCTCTTTCAGTGATGATCTTGGATCTAGCTCTCATAGCCATGtcgtatatcaaaatcctccaggCTGTCTTTCGACTGTCTTCTCAGAATGCTCGCTCTAAGGCCCTGGGCACCTGTGCTGCTCATGTCTGCACTATTCTTGTCTCTTATACACCTGCGCTATTTAGTTTTCTAACCCATCGCTTTGGTAAGAAGGTGCCGGCAAGTGTCCATATACTTTTTGCTAGTTCGTATCTTCTAGTGCCTCCTACAGTGAACCCCTTGGTGTATGGTGTGAAGACTAAGCAGATTCGTGACCGAGTGATTGGTCTCATTTTCCCAAACAAGAAACAGTCTAAAAACTAA